The nucleotide sequence TCGCCTTAGCTTTTTCACGGGGAAGCCGAGCGCAAGAAACAGCTGCCGAATCTCACGCTTCTTGCCGTGATGCATCCAAACGTCGAGGTCGGCGGACTCGTCCTTGCGGGGGTTGATCAAGGCGGCGCGCTCCACCTTGAACCACTCGTCCTCCATTTTGACGCCCTTGACCAGACGGGCGAGGCGGGCGGCCGGGAATGGCTCTTCGAGTTTTACCTGGTATCGCTTCACGACGACGTTCCGCGGGTGCATCAGCTTGTTGGCCAGATCGCCGTCGGTGGTGATAATGACCAGCCCCTCGGAATCCTTGTCGAGGCGACCCGCGCAAAAGAAGCGGCGTTTGGCCAACTGGGGCGGAAGCAGATCGAAAATCGTGGCGGGGTTGTGCGGATCGTCGTTGGAGCAGATCAGGCCGCGGGGCTTGTGCACGGCTACGGTCATGTGGGTGTCGCGCACGGGTTTGACGCGTTGACCGTCGACGCGCACGTCGTCCTCGCCGGGCGTGACTCGCTGGCCCAACTCGGCGATTTTGCCATTGATGGAGACATCGCCATCCTTGATCAGCGCCTCTGCGGCGCGACGGGAACACACCCCGGCGTCAGCCAAATATTTTTGCACGCGGATACTCTCGGTTACCATGGTCATCGCAGTTGGTTTGATTTGCGACGCACTGGCAAGCCCGCCGCCGTTACGTTGGGCACGAATTCCGCTAACATAAACAAAGTCTTGCGCGAACTCGGCGCGAATTGATCAACTTTCCCA is from Synoicihabitans lomoniglobus and encodes:
- a CDS encoding pseudouridine synthase: MVTESIRVQKYLADAGVCSRRAAEALIKDGDVSINGKIAELGQRVTPGEDDVRVDGQRVKPVRDTHMTVAVHKPRGLICSNDDPHNPATIFDLLPPQLAKRRFFCAGRLDKDSEGLVIITTDGDLANKLMHPRNVVVKRYQVKLEEPFPAARLARLVKGVKMEDEWFKVERAALINPRKDESADLDVWMHHGKKREIRQLFLALGFPVKKLRRYQIGALPLKGIPLRAVKLLSTKEINLLFKVPEAPLPGHQAAVVRKTRPSHAR